The genomic region GGATTCAATCATGTCTTCTCTATCTCCGAATATTTTTTCCATTTTACGGAAAAATTTCTTCCCTTCTGGTACCGTGTATAGTACTTTGGCAACTTGAAGCAATTCCTCTTTATTGAAGCCCGTCTCTGGAGAATTTTTAAAATCTTCCTCAACAGACTCAGCTAATCCACGCCATTTACCTTCCATAAAGGAAGTCACCTTTGTTTCGGTTTCTTCACGCGCGTCGCTAAGCTTACTTTCCAATAATCTTTTAAACCGCACTTCCATTTCTTTGGCTAGTTCTTCCCCAACTATGCCTTCTTCCATTAACCGAGCAACATAAATCTCCCTTGGGTCTTTATGTTTGGCAATAGCTTTGTACAATAGTGGCTGTGTGAATCTTGGCTCATCACCCTCATTATGGCCATATTTTCTATAGCATAGAAGGTCAATAAAAACATCTTTATGAAATGCTTGTCTAAATTCTACTGCCATCCTGGTGGCATACACTACTGCCTCAACATCATCTCCATTTACATGAAAAACTGGCGACAAGGTTACTTTGGCTACATCCGTGCAATATGTACTTGATCTGCCATCGTAATAGTTTGTTGTAAACCCAATTTGATTATTCACCACAATATGGATTGTTCCGCCTATTCCATATGATTCCAATTGAGCCATTTGAATTAACTCATACACAATTCCTTGACCAGAAATAGAAGCATCTCCGTGGATTATAATTGGAGCTACTTTATCGTAATTATTATTATGATCTCTATCTAATTTAGCTTTTGCAACACCAAGAACAACAGGGTCAACAGCTTCCAAATGTGAAGGGTTTGGTGCCAAACTAATATGAATTTCTTTCCCTGAATCAGTAACTATATCGGTGCTATAGCCCTGGTGATATTTCACATCTCCATCGAAAAGAGCATCACCATATTATAAGTTTTCGAATTCCGTAAATATTTCTTCGTAGGTTTTATTTAAGATGTTTGCTAAAACATTTAATCGGCCTCGATGTGCCATTCCAATAACATAATCTTCCACTCCAAGATTCGCACCCGTTTCTATAGCAGCACCGATTGCTGGGATAAGAGACTCGGCACCCTGCAATGAAAATCTTTTTTGACCAACATATTTCGTGTGCAAAAAACTCTCGAATACAACAGCATGATTAAGTTTGGTGAATATATATCGCCTAAGTTTATCACTAAAATTAGGCGTGTTATAGTTTTTATCTAACCTCTTTTTCAACCAATTTAATCGCTCTGGGTTCCGAATATACATGTACTCTACCCCAATAGATTGACAATACGTTTTCTGCAAGATGTCTACAATTTTCCGCAATGAACTTGGAGGCAGAAATATTTCTTTCGCTGCATGAAACTCAGTATCTAAATCTGCATCTGACAAACCATAGTTTTCCAAATCTAGAGCAGGCGTATACTTTCTTCTTTCCCTAACAGGATTAGTTTTTGTGAACAGATGACCTCTTGAACGGTATTGATTAATCAGATGAACAACCTTAAATTCCTTTTCTACCGCTTCAGGAATTTTACCATCATTCTCAAAATCTCTTCTTGCAAACTCAAATCCTTCAAAGAATTTGCGCCAACTTTCGTCAATGCTTGGATCCTCTTTAAGGTACAACTGGTAAAGGTTTTCAACTGAACCTAATTCAGCATTACTGATGTAAGAATACTTGTCCATGTTATAACCTCTTTACTCCTTAGATTTTAAACCTTTTAATGTAACATATAGTTACAATATTACATTCATAATTTCAAAAAACAATCTACTCTTAAACAGGCATTTAACAAGCCATTGTTAAGTAAATTATCTTATTAAATATAATCCGCAATCTATCATAGGGTTAGGCTCTCTCTCCAGGTATGTAAAAGAGCAAAAAAATCTACCGAATATGTATTAAGGTAAGCTCTTTTAGAATTTTCTACTTGCTAAAGAACTAACAAAATCTAAGAAAGATATTTTTGAAGATACAGGAACTAGTAACTCATCCAAGTATTTAGACGAAACGGAAAAATACTTTTCAATTTCTTCATTCATTAATTTAGATACCCCAATATCATTATAGATAGATTTCACTCTTTCCACTTTCTCGGAGTCTTGAATATCTGAAGCCGTATAGATCTCTTTTAATTCTNATGGATCCTCCATCAATTCTAATGCTTTTAAATAGAGAAAAGTTTTCTTACCAGTTATTACATCACCACCAATCTGCTTACCAAATTTATCGCCATCAGCAAACAAATCTAGATAGTCGTCTTGAAGCTGAAATGCAATCCCTAGGCTTTCTCCAATTTGATAAGATAGCTTGGCATACTTATCTGATGCTCCACCAACAAGAGATCCTATTTGCATACATGCACCAAGAAGTACGGCCGTTTTTAACCGGATCATATTTAAATACTCCTCAACCGAAACAACATCTCTATTTTCAAACAGCATATCGTACTGCTGCCCTTCGCAGACCTCAATCGCCATTTTACTAAATACTTTGTGCAATGAAATTTGGTGTTCATCATCAACTTCACCTAGTATTTTATATGCCTCTATTAGCATAGCATCTCCCGATAAAATTGCTGTATTCGTATTCCACTTTTCATGAACCGTTTGCTGCCCTCTTCTAATCGGAGCATTATCCATGATGTCGTCGTGAATTAATGAGAAATTATGAAATACTTCTAATGCGAGGGCTGGCTTTAATGCTTTCTTTACATCCCCACCAATCATTTCACAACTTAATAAAGTAAACAATGGCCTAACTCGTTTACCCCCTAAATTCAAAATATAAGTAATAGGATCGTATAGATCTCCTGGGGTAACTGGAAGATTGTAATTTGAAAGCTCCTCTTGAAACGCTTTATATAAATCTTCGAGCGAATGCATAGACTATTATTTAATTATCGTCATTAAATAATCACCATAGCCACTTTTAAGCAATGGTTCGGCTAATTCTCTAACTTGATCTTTATTGATAAACCCTCTTGAATATGCAACCGCTTCGATACATCCAATCATCATTCCTTGGCGTTCCTGAATTACTTTAACATATTGGCTCGACTCCATTAAAGAACCAAACGTACCAGCATCTAACCAAGCTGTTCCTCGTTTCATCTCTACCACTTTAAGCTTTCCTCTTTTAAGATATTCGATGTTTACATCCGTAATCTCATATTCTCCTCTAGCACTTGGTTCAAGACCTTTTGCGATTTCAATAACATCGTTATCGTAAAAGTATAATCCAGGAACAGCAAAATTCGATTTAGGATTTATTGGTTTTTCTTCAAGCGAAATGGCATTTTTATTTTCATCAAATTCAACAACTCCATATCGCTCAGGATCCGACACATGATAAGCAAATACAACTCCTCCATCCTGATTGGTATTTTCCATCAATGCACTACCAAGTCCTGGTCCGTAAAAAATATTATCCCCTAAAACTAAAGCCACATTATCGTCACCAATAAACTCCTCCCCTATAATAAAAGCTTGTGCAAGACCATTTGGTTCTTCCTGAATAGCATAAGCAAAACTACATCCCAAGTTAGAACCGTCTCCTAAAAGAGTTTCAAAATGGGGCTGATCATGTGGCGTTGAAATAATCAATATTTCGTTGATACCCGCAAGCATTAAAACGGATAAAGGGTAATAGATCATTGGTTTATCGTAAACCGGTAGCAGTTGCTTGCTAACTGCACGTGTAAGAGGATGCAATCTTGTTCCAGAACCTCCTGCTAAAATAATTCCTTTCATTCTTTTATGTTTTTATGTCCGGTATTCTCTATCTCCAAGGCATCTAAATCGATGTCTTCCTCTTCATCTAAAATTTCTAAAAACGGTTCACCAAAAGCTTCTTTCATTGCAGATTTCCCGAACGATAAAAGCAAAGCAGGTAATAACGTTAGATTGGCTACCATTGCAATTAATAGAGCAATAGAAACGAGTACTCCAAGCGCTACGTTGCCGCCAAAATCAGAGGCTATAAAAATTCCAAATCCAAAGAATAAAACGACTGATGTATATATCATACTAACACCTGTTTCTCGGAGCGCGTTAATTACCGAATCATAATTTGTAGCGGTAGGAGAAGACTTAATCTCTTGCCTATATTTCGCCAAGAAGTGGATTGTATCATCTACACTAATTCCAAATGCAATACTAAATACCAATATCGTTGAAGGTTTAATCGAAATACCATAGAACCCCATTATTGCAGCCGTAAGCAAGAGAGGGATTAGATTGGGAACAAGGGAAACAAGAACAATTCTAATTGACGAGAACAATAGTGCCATTAAAGTTGATATTATCAAAATGGCCAGAACCAAACTTGTAAGTAGATTCTCAACAAGATAATCTGTTCCCTTTAGAAACACTATAGTCGCTCCTGTAAGCCCTACATCATACTTTTCCGGATCGAATATAGAATCTATGCGGGGCGTTATTTCTTCCAACAAGTTATTCATGTGATCCGTTCCTATATCTGCCATCCGAATACTTATACGAGCAATCTGCTTCGTACTATCTCTATATGCATTAAGTAATTCTTCTTGCGTGTTAGAATTCTTTACATAACTAAAAATAAAGTTCTTATCCATCTCATTTGGTAAAGCATACTTCTTCGGGTTTCCATTATAATATGCTTGCCGAAGAAACTTGAAAGCATCTACCATAGATACTGGTCTCGAAAACTCATCGTACTCATCAACAAGGTTGTGCATCTTGTCCATCTTACGAAGTGTTTTAAGCTTCATCGCACCACCCTTTTTCTTCGTATCTATAATTATTTCTAGTGGAATAACACCATTGTAATTTTCCTCAAAATATTTAAGATCTTGAATAACTTGCTCGGTATCTTTAATATCTCCAGCAAGGTTACCTGTCTTCTCAATTTGAGTCATTCCAATGACACCAATAGCAATTAGGACTACAGTAGCTAAGTAGATATTTCGTCTATGGTTAACTACCCAGTGAACCAGAAGTTCAGTAATTTTCTCCATCGTTTTACTATCTAAATGCTTTACATGTCTTGCCTTCGGTGGTTTTGAGAAACTAAATATAATCGGCAGCATCGTGATGGAAAGCGCGAATACAACTAAAATATTAATCGATGCTATAACACCGAACGCCATCAATAAATCACTTTCGATGAATATGAAAGGGATAAATCCAGAAGCAGTTGTCACATTAGTCATCAAAGTTGCGTTACCAATTTTTTGAACCGCAACAGAAAGAGCCCTGATTTGATTTCCGTGTTCTTTGTATTCTCGATGATACTTATTCATCAAGAAGATACAATTGGGTATTCCTATTACAATAATAATAGGAGGCACAAGAGCAAGAAGAGCTGTTATTTGAAATTGAAATATGGCCACCGTTCCAAAACACCAAACAACACTAATAGCAACCACTAACAGGGATATCACAGTCGACTTAATAGAGCGTACAAAGAAGTACAATATCAAAGCTGTAATTAAGCCTGCTAAGAGAATGAACAGTTTCATTTCATCCCTAATCTTCTCGAGCATCACATTTCGAATGACAGGTAATCCAGAATACCGTATTTCGATTTGCGTATTTTTCACAAATGCTCCTGTAAGGGCATCTACTTGCTTAAGTACTCCAACACGATCGGCCGAATCAAAAATCTTTTTATTAAGCAATACAACCATAATTGTATTGTCCGCATCTTTCTTATAAAGCGCCTCTTCATAAACAGGAAGTTCTCTAATAGCCGCCAAAACAGAGTCTAGCTCAGTTTGTGAAGTTGGCCTACGAGTCATCATTTGGAGCTTCTCGTATTGTTTGGCCTTCTTGTTTTTTACAATGTTGTATGCAGAACTCAGGGAGGCAACATCCTCAACGCCATCAATCTTTCTAAGTTCTTGCTCTAAATCGTACCAGGCATTAAACTTTTCTAACTCGTAGAGCCTACTATCATCCACTCCAAGGAGCATCGAAACAGACTTACCTTGAAACTGGTCTTTAAACTTTTGATATGTAATGTTTGCCTCATGATCGGCTGGGAGCAAGTTCAGAAACTGGTAAGTAACCTGATTCTCAGTGCTTTTATAAGCCATAAAGCAAGTAATCAGCCCTGTTATTATGAGAATTGCGACTCTATTTCTTAGAATAATACCTGTAAGATATACCCACATTTAGGAGAAAATTTTCTTTGTCGTTTAATGCTTCAACGCCTTATTGATCTTACAAATATGAGGTTGACTAAAGTGCAAAATTAAGACAATATCAAGTAAAAACAACAATACAGTTAAGGTTCAAATACATAGTTGAATAAGGCAATTTATTACCTTTAAATTTACACAATCATGAAATACCTATTACTCTTCTGTTTTGACGAAGCTTAACGACCAATTAAATATCTTATCAAAGATTACTTTCTCACGGATCCTAAACGATGCACTTGTCATTGGGAGCTACTATAGCTCTAAGCTTTCAGGCAGAGCACAACACTGGGGATTCCCAATTAGCGTGTCGATTGAACCCACAACATCTTGTAATTTGAGATGCCCAGAATGCCCTAGTGGATTGCGTTCATTTAGCCGAGATACTGGTATGCTAAACAAAGATTTCTTTAAAACAGTCGTAGAGCAGCTTTATAAAAAGAGCACCTATCTAACATTTTATTTTCAAGGAGAACCCTTCTTAAATAAAGACTTTTTAAAGATGGTGAACATTGCTGCCGATAAGAATATGTATACTTCAACCTCCTCCAATGCACATTATTTCGACGACCAAACTTCCGAAGAAACGATAAAATCGGGTTTAGACAGACTTATAATTTCTATTGATGGTACAACGCAAGAAACATATGAGTCTTATCGCGTAGGTGGTAAAATTGATAAGGTATGGGAAGGAACGAAGAACATTATTAAGTGGAAGAAAAAGTTAAAATCTAAAACGCCATATGTAATCTTTCAATATTTAGTTGTTAGGCCAAACGAACATCAACTCGATGAGATTCAAGAAATAGCAGACAACCTTGGCGTAGATGAAG from Flavobacteriales bacterium harbors:
- a CDS encoding MMPL family transporter — translated: MAYKSTENQVTYQFLNLLPADHEANITYQKFKDQFQGKSVSMLLGVDDSRLYELEKFNAWYDLEQELRKIDGVEDVASLSSAYNIVKNKKAKQYEKLQMMTRRPTSQTELDSVLAAIRELPVYEEALYKKDADNTIMVVLLNKKIFDSADRVGVLKQVDALTGAFVKNTQIEIRYSGLPVIRNVMLEKIRDEMKLFILLAGLITALILYFFVRSIKSTVISLLVVAISVVWCFGTVAIFQFQITALLALVPPIIIVIGIPNCIFLMNKYHREYKEHGNQIRALSVAVQKIGNATLMTNVTTASGFIPFIFIESDLLMAFGVIASINILVVFALSITMLPIIFSFSKPPKARHVKHLDSKTMEKITELLVHWVVNHRRNIYLATVVLIAIGVIGMTQIEKTGNLAGDIKDTEQVIQDLKYFEENYNGVIPLEIIIDTKKKGGAMKLKTLRKMDKMHNLVDEYDEFSRPVSMVDAFKFLRQAYYNGNPKKYALPNEMDKNFIFSYVKNSNTQEELLNAYRDSTKQIARISIRMADIGTDHMNNLLEEITPRIDSIFDPEKYDVGLTGATIVFLKGTDYLVENLLTSLVLAILIISTLMALLFSSIRIVLVSLVPNLIPLLLTAAIMGFYGISIKPSTILVFSIAFGISVDDTIHFLAKYRQEIKSSPTATNYDSVINALRETGVSMIYTSVVLFFGFGIFIASDFGGNVALGVLVSIALLIAMVANLTLLPALLLSFGKSAMKEAFGEPFLEILDEEEDIDLDALEIENTGHKNIKE
- a CDS encoding polyprenyl synthetase family protein; this translates as MHSLEDLYKAFQEELSNYNLPVTPGDLYDPITYILNLGGKRVRPLFTLLSCEMIGGDVKKALKPALALEVFHNFSLIHDDIMDNAPIRRGQQTVHEKWNTNTAILSGDAMLIEAYKILGEVDDEHQISLHKVFSKMAIEVCEGQQYDMLFENRDVVSVEEYLNMIRLKTAVLLGACMQIGSLVGGASDKYAKLSYQIGESLGIAFQLQDDYLDLFADGDKFGKQIGGDVITGKKTFLYLKALELMEDPXELKEIYTASDIQDSEKVERVKSIYNDIGVSKLMNEEIEKYFSVSSKYLDELLVPVSSKISFLDFVSSLASRKF
- the rfbA gene encoding glucose-1-phosphate thymidylyltransferase RfbA, coding for MKGIILAGGSGTRLHPLTRAVSKQLLPVYDKPMIYYPLSVLMLAGINEILIISTPHDQPHFETLLGDGSNLGCSFAYAIQEEPNGLAQAFIIGEEFIGDDNVALVLGDNIFYGPGLGSALMENTNQDGGVVFAYHVSDPERYGVVEFDENKNAISLEEKPINPKSNFAVPGLYFYDNDVIEIAKGLEPSARGEYEITDVNIEYLKRGKLKVVEMKRGTAWLDAGTFGSLMESSQYVKVIQERQGMMIGCIEAVAYSRGFINKDQVRELAEPLLKSGYGDYLMTIIK
- a CDS encoding SPASM domain-containing protein, whose product is MTKLNDQLNILSKITFSRILNDALVIGSYYSSKLSGRAQHWGFPISVSIEPTTSCNLRCPECPSGLRSFSRDTGMLNKDFFKTVVEQLYKKSTYLTFYFQGEPFLNKDFLKMVNIAADKNMYTSTSSNAHYFDDQTSEETIKSGLDRLIISIDGTTQETYESYRVGGKIDKVWEGTKNIIKWKKKLKSKTPYVIFQYLVVRPNEHQLDEIQEIADNLGVDEVRFKTAQIYDFKNGNELIPTIDKYSRYKKNRDGTYSIKNKLNNHCWRLWNSSVITWDGNVVPCCFDKDATHKMGSLQNNTFSQIWQSEPYYNFRNLVLKSRSEVEICKNCTEGTTVWA
- a CDS encoding 2-oxoglutarate dehydrogenase E1 component, with the translated sequence MKYHQGYSTDIVTDSGKEIHISLAPNPSHLEAVDPVVLGVAKAKLDRDHNNNYDKVAPIIIHGDASISGQGIVYELIQMAQLESYGIGGTIHIVVNNQIGFTTNYYDGRSSTYCTDVAKVTLSPVFHVNGDDVEAVVYATRMAVEFRQAFHKDVFIDLLCYRKYGHNEGDEPRFTQPLLYKAIAKHKDPREIYVARLMEEGIVGEELAKEMEVRFKRLLESKLSDAREETETKVTSFMEGKWRGLAESVEEDFKNSPETGFNKEELLQVAKVLYTVPEGKKFFRKMEKIFGDREDMIES